The Streptomyces sp. P9-A4 genome contains a region encoding:
- a CDS encoding acyl-CoA thioesterase has product MPEAHSALDALLDLLDLERIERDIFRGESRSALVPRVFGGQVAAQALVAAGRTVPEDRLAHSLHAYFLRAGDPGAPIVYTVDRIRDGRSFTTRRVVAVQHGQPIFHLSASFQTYEEGLDHQVDMPPAPDPESLPTPAEMLPRHLPREVADRLVEARAAVDLRYADVPPWGSVGQPREPRSQVWFRTNGKLADDPLLHVVLATYVSDMTLLDSVLLAHGRGGWAVGDVVGASLDHAMWFHRPFRADEWLLYDQESPTASGGRGLGQARIYTQDGRLAISVIQEGVVRVPR; this is encoded by the coding sequence GTGCCCGAAGCGCACAGCGCCCTGGACGCCCTGCTCGATCTGCTCGACCTGGAGCGGATCGAGCGGGACATCTTCCGGGGCGAGTCCCGGTCCGCGCTCGTCCCCCGCGTCTTCGGCGGCCAGGTGGCCGCCCAGGCGCTGGTGGCGGCGGGCCGGACCGTGCCGGAGGACCGGCTCGCCCACTCGCTCCACGCGTACTTCCTGCGCGCCGGCGACCCGGGCGCGCCGATCGTCTACACGGTCGACCGCATCCGCGACGGACGCTCCTTCACCACCCGCCGGGTGGTCGCGGTCCAGCACGGGCAGCCGATATTCCACCTCTCGGCGTCCTTCCAGACATACGAGGAGGGGCTCGACCACCAGGTCGACATGCCGCCCGCGCCGGACCCGGAGTCACTCCCCACACCGGCCGAGATGCTCCCCCGCCACCTCCCGCGCGAGGTCGCGGACCGGCTGGTCGAGGCCCGCGCGGCCGTGGACCTGCGGTACGCCGACGTACCGCCCTGGGGTTCGGTCGGACAGCCGCGCGAGCCGCGCTCACAGGTGTGGTTCCGTACCAACGGCAAGCTCGCCGACGACCCCCTGCTGCATGTCGTCCTGGCCACGTACGTCTCCGACATGACCCTGCTCGACTCCGTCCTGCTCGCGCACGGGCGGGGCGGCTGGGCCGTCGGGGACGTGGTCGGGGCCTCCCTGGACCACGCGATGTGGTTCCACCGGCCGTTCCGGGCCGACGAATGGCTCCTGTACGACCAGGAGTCGCCGACCGCGTCCGGCGGGCGCGGCCTCGGCCAGGCCCGGATCTACACCCAGGACGGACGGCTCGCGATCTCGGTCATCCAGGAGGGTGTCGTTCGCGTGCCGCGCTGA
- a CDS encoding cation diffusion facilitator family transporter produces MAEQSGNGESTFTVIVAATANLGIAVAKAVAGVVSGSSAMLSEAAHSLADTVTEVMLLTALKRSGKPADEDHPVGYAGERYVWAMLAAVATFVGGAVFSIYDGIHTLSQGEEPGDPLISYIVLGVAFLLEGFSLRTGVKQVKAEAERARAPFARYLRLMPDTTVKAVVMEDSAALAGLMLAAGGLLGVQITGSGVWDGVASILIGCLLVYVAWVLGRSNAELLIGRPLPRTMRKEVREELLSVPHIVDVLDLTTLIQGPGEVLIAAKVDFRDVASAAQVEWACEDAEQQLRERFPQIRRVYLDLTPGVARRRDGREG; encoded by the coding sequence ATGGCAGAGCAGTCGGGGAACGGTGAGAGCACCTTCACGGTGATCGTGGCGGCGACGGCGAACCTGGGGATCGCCGTCGCCAAGGCCGTCGCCGGCGTCGTCAGCGGATCCAGCGCGATGCTCTCGGAGGCCGCCCACTCCCTCGCCGACACGGTCACCGAGGTCATGCTGCTCACCGCGCTCAAGCGCAGCGGGAAGCCGGCCGACGAGGACCACCCCGTCGGGTACGCGGGCGAGCGCTACGTCTGGGCGATGCTCGCGGCCGTCGCCACTTTCGTGGGCGGCGCGGTCTTCTCGATCTACGACGGCATCCACACCCTCAGCCAGGGCGAGGAGCCGGGCGACCCGCTGATCTCCTACATCGTCCTCGGCGTCGCCTTCCTCCTGGAGGGCTTCTCGCTGCGGACCGGGGTGAAGCAGGTGAAGGCCGAGGCGGAGCGGGCGCGGGCGCCCTTCGCCCGCTATCTGCGGCTGATGCCCGACACCACCGTCAAGGCGGTGGTCATGGAGGACTCCGCCGCCCTCGCCGGACTCATGCTGGCGGCGGGCGGCCTCCTCGGCGTCCAGATCACCGGCTCCGGCGTCTGGGACGGCGTCGCCTCGATCCTGATCGGCTGCCTGCTGGTGTACGTGGCCTGGGTGCTCGGCCGCTCCAACGCCGAACTGCTCATCGGCCGGCCGCTCCCCCGCACGATGCGGAAGGAGGTCCGCGAGGAGCTGCTCTCCGTGCCCCACATCGTGGACGTACTCGATCTGACCACCCTCATCCAGGGCCCCGGCGAGGTCCTGATCGCGGCGAAGGTCGACTTCCGGGACGTCGCGTCGGCGGCGCAGGTCGAATGGGCCTGCGAGGACGCCGAACAACAGCTCCGCGAACGCTTCCCCCAGATCCGCCGGGTGTACCTGGACCTGACGCCGGGCGTGGCGCGGCGCCGGGACGGGCGGGAGGGGTAG
- a CDS encoding phosphatase produces MPILSRPALVEHLVRTRIAGDVATPRDNNLSHYRKLANGDRHYWLGLELGDRWSDEQDVLAVMAERCGVIDDPVHRVGQDTIDPELTVDGLDRMAARLRKAAAGRERVLFATGHPGALIDVHSRVAAALRAQGCDIVRIPGGLVADEGYVVQFADVAVFERGASLWHTHSPEPMNAILDGLGEDGRPDLVIADHGWAGRAGQRGIDSVGYADCNDPALFIGEAEGTMQVTIPLDDHVLDPRYYEPLTAYTLDAAGLA; encoded by the coding sequence ATGCCGATACTCAGCCGCCCCGCCCTCGTCGAGCACCTCGTCCGCACCCGGATCGCGGGAGACGTCGCGACCCCGCGCGACAACAACCTCTCCCACTACCGCAAGCTCGCCAACGGCGACCGGCACTACTGGCTCGGCCTGGAGCTCGGCGACCGCTGGAGCGACGAGCAGGACGTGCTCGCCGTGATGGCCGAGCGCTGCGGCGTCATCGACGACCCGGTCCACCGCGTCGGCCAGGACACCATCGATCCCGAGCTCACCGTCGACGGCCTCGACCGGATGGCCGCCCGGCTGCGCAAGGCCGCCGCGGGCCGTGAGCGGGTCCTCTTCGCGACCGGCCACCCCGGCGCGCTGATCGACGTGCACAGCCGGGTCGCCGCCGCGCTGCGCGCCCAGGGCTGCGACATCGTCCGCATCCCCGGCGGGCTCGTCGCGGACGAGGGATACGTCGTGCAGTTCGCGGACGTCGCCGTCTTCGAGCGCGGCGCCAGCCTCTGGCACACCCACTCCCCGGAGCCGATGAACGCGATCCTGGACGGGCTCGGCGAGGACGGCCGCCCCGACCTGGTGATCGCGGACCACGGCTGGGCCGGGCGCGCGGGCCAGCGCGGGATCGACTCCGTCGGCTACGCGGACTGCAACGACCCCGCGCTCTTCATCGGCGAGGCGGAGGGCACGATGCAGGTCACGATCCCCCTGGACGACCACGTCCTGGACCCCCGCTACTACGAGCCGCTGACGGCGTACACGCTGGACGCGGCGGGCCTCGCCTGA
- a CDS encoding SACE_7040 family transcriptional regulator, translating into MATTPTPTATGRIDAPTRREQILKEAARLFAERGFHGVGVDEIGAAVGISGPGLYRHFPGKDAMLAELLVGISERLLSGGRLRVAESDGDPRVLLGALIDGHIDFALDDRPLITLHDRELDRLKDEDRKRVRQLQRQYVELWVTVVRELYPDAGESESRTAVHAVFGLLNSTPHLAALGRGPMEALLKRLAHGAFGALAG; encoded by the coding sequence ATGGCCACGACTCCGACCCCCACCGCCACCGGCAGGATCGACGCCCCCACGCGGCGCGAGCAGATCCTCAAGGAGGCCGCCCGCCTCTTCGCCGAGCGTGGGTTCCACGGCGTGGGCGTGGACGAGATAGGGGCCGCCGTCGGCATCAGCGGCCCCGGGCTCTACCGGCACTTCCCCGGCAAGGACGCGATGCTCGCCGAGCTGCTGGTCGGCATCAGCGAGCGGCTGCTGTCCGGCGGACGGCTGCGGGTGGCCGAATCCGACGGGGACCCGCGCGTCCTCCTCGGCGCCCTCATCGACGGGCACATCGACTTCGCCCTCGACGACCGGCCGCTGATCACGCTCCACGACCGCGAGCTGGACCGCCTCAAGGACGAGGACCGCAAGCGGGTGCGGCAGCTCCAGCGCCAGTACGTGGAACTGTGGGTGACGGTCGTGCGCGAGCTGTACCCGGACGCGGGGGAGTCGGAGTCGCGGACCGCCGTCCACGCCGTCTTCGGACTCCTGAACTCCACCCCGCACCTGGCCGCGCTCGGCCGGGGCCCGATGGAGGCCCTCCTCAAGCGCCTGGCCCACGGGGCCTTCGGGGCGCTCGCGGGGTAG
- a CDS encoding carboxyl transferase domain-containing protein, whose translation MQQAPVLASAADPASPAWQANEAAHHELAATLRDKLAAAALGGGEKSRARHTARGKLLPRDRVDTLLDPGSPFLELAPLAANGMYGDAAPAAGVIAGIGRVSGRECVIVANDATVKGGTYYPMTVKKHLRAQEVALENRLPCLYLVDSGGAFLPMQDEVFPDREHFGRIFYNQARMSGAGIPQIAAVMGSCTAGGAYVPAMSDEAVIVRNQGTIFLGGPPLVKAATGEVVTAEELGGGEVHSRISGVTDHLAEDDAHALRIVRNIVATLPGRGPLPWSVEPVEEPKVDPAGLYGAVPVDSRTPYDVREVIARVVDGSRFQEFKSEYGQTLVTGFARIHGHPVGIVANNGILFAESAQKGAHFIELCDQRGIPLVFLQNITGFMVGKAYEHGGIAKHGAKMVTAVATTRVPKLTVVVGGSYGAGNYSMCGRAYSPRFLWMWPNAKISVMGGEQAASVLATVKRDQLGDDWSAADEESFKAPIREQYDSQGNAYYATARLWDDGVIDPMETRQVLGLALTACANAPLGDPQFGVFRM comes from the coding sequence ATGCAGCAGGCACCTGTGCTGGCGAGTGCGGCGGATCCCGCCTCGCCGGCCTGGCAGGCGAACGAGGCGGCGCACCACGAGCTGGCCGCGACCCTGCGCGACAAGCTCGCCGCCGCGGCACTGGGCGGCGGCGAGAAGTCGCGGGCCCGGCACACCGCGCGCGGGAAGCTGCTGCCGCGCGACCGGGTGGACACGCTCCTCGACCCGGGCTCGCCCTTCCTGGAGCTGGCCCCGCTCGCGGCGAACGGCATGTACGGCGACGCGGCCCCGGCGGCCGGGGTCATCGCGGGCATCGGCCGGGTCAGCGGACGCGAGTGCGTGATCGTCGCCAACGACGCGACCGTCAAGGGCGGCACGTACTACCCGATGACGGTGAAGAAGCACCTGCGGGCCCAGGAGGTGGCGCTGGAGAATCGTCTCCCCTGCCTCTATCTGGTCGACTCGGGCGGCGCCTTCCTGCCGATGCAGGACGAGGTCTTCCCCGACCGGGAGCACTTCGGCCGGATCTTCTACAACCAGGCCCGGATGTCCGGCGCGGGCATCCCGCAGATCGCGGCGGTCATGGGCTCGTGCACGGCCGGTGGCGCGTACGTCCCGGCGATGAGCGACGAGGCCGTGATCGTACGGAACCAGGGCACGATCTTCCTCGGCGGTCCGCCGCTGGTGAAGGCCGCGACCGGTGAGGTCGTCACCGCGGAGGAGCTGGGCGGCGGCGAGGTCCACTCCCGGATCTCCGGCGTCACCGACCACCTCGCCGAGGACGACGCCCACGCGCTCCGGATCGTCCGGAACATCGTCGCCACGCTCCCCGGGCGCGGCCCGCTCCCCTGGTCGGTCGAGCCGGTCGAGGAGCCGAAGGTCGACCCCGCCGGGCTGTACGGCGCGGTGCCGGTCGACTCCCGCACCCCGTACGACGTGCGCGAGGTCATTGCCCGGGTCGTGGACGGCTCCCGCTTCCAGGAGTTCAAGTCCGAGTACGGGCAGACGCTGGTCACCGGCTTCGCCCGGATCCACGGCCACCCGGTCGGCATCGTCGCCAACAACGGCATCCTGTTCGCCGAGTCCGCCCAGAAGGGCGCGCACTTCATCGAGCTGTGCGACCAGCGCGGCATCCCGCTCGTCTTCCTGCAGAACATCACCGGCTTCATGGTCGGCAAGGCGTACGAGCACGGCGGCATCGCCAAGCACGGCGCCAAGATGGTCACGGCCGTGGCGACCACCCGCGTCCCGAAGCTGACGGTCGTCGTCGGCGGTTCGTACGGCGCGGGCAACTACTCGATGTGCGGCCGGGCGTACTCCCCGCGCTTCCTGTGGATGTGGCCCAACGCCAAGATCTCGGTCATGGGCGGCGAGCAGGCCGCGTCCGTCCTCGCGACCGTCAAGCGCGACCAGCTCGGCGACGACTGGAGCGCGGCGGACGAGGAGTCCTTCAAGGCGCCGATCCGCGAGCAGTACGACAGCCAGGGCAACGCCTACTACGCGACCGCCCGGCTCTGGGACGACGGGGTCATCGACCCGATGGAGACCCGGCAGGTCCTCGGACTCGCCCTGACCGCCTGTGCCAACGCGCCCCTGGGAGACCCCCAGTTCGGCGTCTTCCGGATGTGA
- a CDS encoding ATP-binding protein, with product MHSMFDTVLVANRGEIAVRVIRTLREMGVRSVAVYSDADADARHVREADTAVRIGPPSASESYLSVPALLDAARRTGAQAVHPGYGFLAENAGFAQACADAGLVFIGPSAAAISLMGDKIRAKETVKAAGVPVVPGAADPDIVDAARELGAPVLLKPSAGGGGKGMRLVRDLTVLEDEIAAARREARASFGDDTLLVERWIDRPRHIEIQVLADTHGNVIHLGERECSLQRRHQKIIEEAPSVLLTPELRASMGAAAVEAARSCGYVGAGTVEFIVPGGDPSSYCFMEMNTRLQVEHPVTELITGVDLVEWQLRVASGEPLPFAQEDIRLDGWAVEARICAEDPSRGFLPSGGTVLALNEPQRGSVRTDSGLSEGTEVSSLYDPMLSKVIVHAPTREAALRKLRAALADTVTLGVPTNAGFLRRLLAHPDVVSGALDTGLVERDAESLIPEGVPEEVYAAAAAVRLARLAPQARDGWTDPFDVPSGWRLGGTAKPLALPFRVPGHEPVMAGAPAGTRVTDTAVTVALDGVTHTFRHAGDWLGRDGDSWHVMDHDPVAAALSGARHGGADTLAAPMPGTVTVVKVAVGDEVEAGQSLLVVEAMKMEHVISAPHAGTVTELDVTPGTTVAMDQILAVVTPREEAAE from the coding sequence ATGCACAGCATGTTCGACACCGTCCTCGTGGCCAACCGGGGCGAGATCGCCGTCCGCGTCATCCGCACCCTGCGGGAGATGGGCGTCCGCTCGGTGGCCGTGTACAGCGACGCGGACGCCGACGCCCGCCACGTACGGGAGGCGGACACGGCGGTACGGATCGGCCCGCCGTCGGCCTCCGAGTCGTATCTGTCCGTCCCGGCGCTGCTCGACGCGGCCCGGCGGACCGGCGCGCAGGCCGTCCACCCCGGCTACGGCTTCCTCGCGGAGAACGCCGGCTTCGCGCAGGCCTGCGCGGACGCGGGCCTGGTCTTCATCGGCCCCTCCGCCGCCGCGATCTCCCTGATGGGCGACAAGATCCGGGCGAAGGAGACCGTGAAGGCCGCGGGCGTGCCCGTGGTGCCCGGCGCCGCGGACCCCGACATCGTCGACGCCGCCCGCGAGCTGGGCGCGCCCGTCCTGCTCAAGCCGAGCGCGGGCGGCGGCGGCAAGGGCATGCGGCTCGTCCGGGACCTGACGGTCCTCGAGGACGAGATCGCGGCGGCCCGGCGCGAGGCGCGTGCCTCCTTCGGTGACGACACGCTGCTGGTGGAGCGGTGGATCGACCGGCCCCGGCACATCGAGATCCAGGTCCTCGCGGATACCCACGGGAACGTGATCCACCTGGGCGAGCGCGAGTGCTCGCTCCAGCGGCGCCACCAGAAGATCATCGAGGAGGCGCCGAGCGTCCTGCTGACCCCGGAGCTCCGGGCGTCGATGGGTGCGGCGGCGGTCGAGGCGGCCCGGTCCTGCGGGTATGTCGGCGCGGGCACGGTCGAGTTCATCGTGCCGGGCGGCGACCCGTCCTCGTACTGCTTCATGGAGATGAACACCCGCCTCCAGGTCGAGCACCCGGTGACCGAACTGATCACCGGCGTCGACCTGGTGGAGTGGCAGCTGAGGGTGGCGTCGGGCGAGCCGCTGCCGTTCGCGCAGGAGGACATCCGGCTGGACGGCTGGGCGGTCGAGGCGCGGATCTGCGCGGAGGACCCCTCCCGGGGCTTCCTGCCCTCGGGCGGTACGGTCCTGGCGCTGAACGAGCCGCAGAGGGGAAGCGTCCGCACGGACTCGGGCCTCTCGGAGGGCACGGAGGTCTCGTCCCTCTACGACCCGATGCTGTCGAAGGTCATCGTCCACGCCCCCACCCGCGAGGCGGCCCTGCGGAAGCTGCGCGCGGCCCTGGCGGACACGGTCACCCTGGGCGTCCCGACGAACGCGGGCTTCCTCCGCCGCCTCCTCGCCCACCCGGACGTCGTCTCGGGCGCGCTGGACACGGGGCTGGTGGAGCGGGACGCGGAGAGCCTGATCCCGGAGGGCGTTCCGGAGGAGGTGTACGCGGCGGCGGCGGCCGTACGGCTCGCGCGGCTGGCCCCGCAGGCCCGGGACGGCTGGACGGACCCGTTCGACGTGCCGAGCGGCTGGCGCCTCGGCGGCACCGCGAAGCCGCTCGCCTTGCCGTTCCGCGTACCGGGGCACGAGCCCGTCATGGCCGGGGCGCCGGCCGGCACCCGGGTCACGGACACCGCGGTGACGGTCGCCCTGGACGGCGTCACCCACACCTTCCGCCACGCCGGCGACTGGCTGGGCCGCGACGGCGACTCCTGGCACGTCATGGATCACGACCCCGTCGCCGCCGCCCTCTCCGGCGCCCGGCACGGCGGTGCCGACACGCTCGCCGCGCCCATGCCCGGGACGGTGACCGTCGTCAAGGTCGCCGTCGGCGACGAGGTCGAGGCCGGGCAGAGCCTGCTGGTGGTGGAGGCGATGAAGATGGAGCACGTCATCTCCGCCCCGCACGCCGGCACCGTCACCGAGCTGGACGTCACCCCCGGCACCACCGTCGCCATGGACCAGATCCTGGCCGTGGTGACCCCCCGCGAGGAGGCCGCGGAATGA
- a CDS encoding hydroxymethylglutaryl-CoA lyase — protein sequence MTLPMTVRDPALPARVRIHEVGARDGLQNEKTAVPTDVKAEFVRRLAAAGLGTIEATSFVHPKWVPQLADAEELFPLVRDLPVRLPVLVPNERGLDRALALGAREVAVFASATESFAKANLNRTVDEALAMFAPTVTRAMEAGLKVRGYLSMCFGDPWEGAVPVEPVVRVTKALADMGCDELSLGDTIGVATPGHVQALLTALNEAGVPTSRIAVHFHDTYGQALSNTLAALRHGVTTVDASAGGLGGCPYAKSATGNLATEDLVWMLDGLGIETGIDLAALTATSVWMAERLGRPSPSRTVRALSHKE from the coding sequence ATGACCCTGCCCATGACCGTCCGCGACCCCGCGCTCCCCGCCCGGGTCCGGATCCACGAGGTCGGTGCCCGGGACGGGCTGCAGAACGAGAAGACGGCCGTCCCGACCGACGTGAAGGCGGAGTTCGTGCGGCGGCTGGCCGCCGCCGGGCTCGGCACGATCGAGGCGACCAGCTTCGTGCACCCGAAGTGGGTGCCCCAACTGGCCGACGCGGAGGAGCTGTTCCCGCTCGTCCGCGACCTCCCCGTCCGGCTCCCGGTGCTCGTGCCGAACGAGCGCGGTCTCGACCGGGCCCTCGCGCTCGGCGCCCGCGAGGTCGCCGTGTTCGCCTCGGCGACCGAGTCCTTCGCGAAGGCCAACCTGAACCGGACCGTCGACGAGGCGCTCGCGATGTTCGCGCCGACGGTCACCCGCGCCATGGAGGCGGGGCTCAAGGTCCGCGGCTACCTCTCGATGTGCTTCGGCGACCCCTGGGAGGGCGCCGTGCCGGTCGAGCCGGTCGTCCGGGTCACCAAGGCCCTCGCCGACATGGGCTGCGACGAACTGAGCCTCGGCGACACCATCGGCGTCGCCACCCCCGGTCATGTCCAGGCCCTCCTGACGGCCCTGAACGAGGCCGGCGTCCCCACCTCCCGTATCGCCGTGCACTTCCACGACACCTACGGACAGGCCCTGTCCAACACCCTGGCCGCCCTGCGCCACGGGGTGACCACGGTCGACGCCTCCGCCGGCGGCCTCGGCGGCTGCCCGTACGCGAAGAGCGCGACCGGCAATCTCGCCACCGAGGACCTCGTGTGGATGCTCGACGGTCTCGGCATCGAGACCGGCATCGACCTGGCCGCCCTCACCGCCACGAGCGTGTGGATGGCCGAGCGGCTGGGCCGCCCCAGCCCTTCCCGTACCGTCCGCGCCCTCTCCCACAAGGAGTGA
- a CDS encoding acyl-CoA dehydrogenase family protein, with product MSLDHRLSAEHEELRRTVEAFAHDVVAPKIGDLYERHEFPYEIVREMGRMGLFGLPFPEEYGGMGGDYLALGIALEELARVDSSVAITLEAGVSLGAMPVFRFGTEEQKREWLPKLCAGEVLGAFGLTEPGAGSDAGGTRTTAVRDGDHWVINGSKCFITNSGTDITGLVTVTAVTGRKPDGRPLISSIIVPSGTPGFTVAAPYSKVGWNASDTRELSFTDVRVPVENLLGEEGRGYAQFLRILDEGRVAIAALATGLAQGCVDESVKYAHERHAFGRPIADNQAIQFKIADMETKAHMARIGWRDAASRLVLGEPFKKEAAIAKLYSSTVAVDNAREATQIHGGYGFMNEYPVARMWRDSKILEIGEGTSEVQRMLIARELGLPA from the coding sequence ATGTCCCTCGACCACCGGCTCTCCGCAGAGCACGAGGAACTCCGCCGTACCGTCGAGGCGTTCGCGCACGACGTGGTGGCGCCGAAGATCGGCGACCTCTACGAGCGGCACGAGTTCCCGTACGAGATCGTCCGCGAGATGGGCCGCATGGGCCTGTTCGGGCTGCCGTTCCCCGAGGAGTACGGCGGCATGGGCGGCGACTACCTGGCGCTCGGGATCGCCCTGGAGGAGCTGGCCCGGGTCGACTCCTCCGTCGCGATCACCCTGGAGGCCGGTGTCTCGCTCGGCGCGATGCCGGTGTTCCGCTTCGGGACCGAGGAGCAGAAGCGCGAGTGGCTGCCGAAGCTGTGCGCCGGTGAGGTCCTCGGCGCGTTCGGGCTGACCGAGCCGGGCGCCGGCAGCGACGCCGGCGGCACCCGCACCACCGCCGTCCGCGACGGCGACCACTGGGTGATCAACGGCTCCAAGTGCTTCATCACCAACTCCGGTACGGACATCACGGGTCTGGTGACGGTCACGGCGGTCACCGGCCGCAAGCCCGACGGTCGGCCGCTGATCTCCTCGATCATCGTCCCCTCCGGCACCCCGGGCTTCACGGTCGCCGCCCCGTACTCCAAGGTCGGCTGGAACGCCTCGGACACCCGCGAGCTGTCCTTCACCGACGTCCGCGTCCCGGTGGAGAACCTGCTCGGCGAGGAGGGCCGCGGGTACGCGCAGTTCCTGCGCATCCTCGACGAGGGCCGGGTCGCCATCGCGGCGCTCGCGACGGGCCTCGCGCAGGGCTGTGTCGACGAGTCGGTGAAGTACGCGCACGAGCGGCACGCCTTCGGCCGTCCGATCGCGGACAACCAGGCCATCCAGTTCAAGATCGCCGACATGGAGACGAAGGCGCACATGGCCCGGATCGGCTGGCGGGACGCGGCCTCGCGGCTGGTCCTCGGCGAGCCCTTCAAGAAGGAGGCGGCCATCGCGAAGCTGTACTCCTCGACGGTAGCGGTGGACAACGCCCGCGAGGCGACCCAGATCCACGGCGGCTACGGCTTCATGAACGAGTACCCGGTGGCCCGCATGTGGCGCGACTCGAAGATCCTGGAGATCGGCGAGGGCACGAGCGAGGTCCAGCGGATGCTGATCGCACGGGAGTTGGGCCTGCCGGCCTGA
- a CDS encoding siderophore-interacting protein, protein MTHAETAPFQFFPLQVDRTRRLGPSLVRVTFTGDELKNFAAGGRDQSLSLFLPHPGQPAPVLPPLDDPDMYAILGAWRAMPDDERAVMRSYTVREQRTEPVHEMDIDFAIHEDGGPACRWAGRAAPGDRVVVLGPAVAENTGVRFRLPEDADSVVIWADETALPAASAILEWLPADTRARVFLEVPYSGDRMELSTRADATVTWLVREEGAPSAVDAVRGAELAGEAPYVWIAGESGAVKALRRHFVRERELDRRRVTFVGYWRKGLSEDALREVPDETTQDEARDATRDEAVRGASQDAA, encoded by the coding sequence ATGACGCACGCCGAGACCGCCCCCTTCCAGTTCTTCCCCCTCCAGGTCGACCGGACCCGGCGGCTCGGCCCGTCCCTGGTCCGGGTCACCTTCACCGGGGACGAGCTGAAGAACTTCGCCGCCGGGGGCCGCGACCAGTCGCTCTCGCTCTTCCTGCCGCACCCCGGCCAGCCGGCACCCGTCCTGCCGCCGCTGGACGATCCCGACATGTACGCGATCCTCGGCGCCTGGCGCGCGATGCCCGACGACGAGCGGGCCGTGATGCGCTCGTACACCGTCCGCGAGCAGCGCACCGAGCCGGTGCACGAGATGGACATCGACTTCGCGATCCACGAGGACGGCGGCCCCGCCTGCCGCTGGGCCGGACGCGCCGCGCCCGGCGACCGGGTGGTCGTACTGGGACCGGCCGTCGCGGAGAACACCGGCGTCCGCTTCCGGCTGCCCGAGGACGCCGACTCCGTCGTGATCTGGGCGGACGAGACCGCCCTTCCGGCCGCCTCGGCGATCCTGGAGTGGCTGCCGGCCGACACCCGCGCCCGGGTCTTCCTCGAAGTGCCCTACTCCGGGGACCGCATGGAGCTGTCGACGCGCGCCGACGCGACCGTCACCTGGCTCGTACGGGAGGAGGGGGCGCCGTCCGCCGTGGACGCGGTGCGCGGGGCCGAACTGGCCGGGGAGGCCCCGTACGTCTGGATCGCGGGCGAGTCGGGCGCGGTGAAGGCACTGCGCCGGCACTTCGTGCGGGAGCGCGAACTCGACCGGCGCCGGGTGACGTTCGTCGGCTACTGGCGCAAGGGGCTGTCCGAGGACGCACTGCGCGAGGTCCCGGACGAGACGACACAGGACGAGGCGCGGGACGCGACGCGCGACGAGGCAGTGCGGGGCGCATCGCAGGACGCGGCGTAG